The following are from one region of the Paenibacillus sabinae T27 genome:
- a CDS encoding pyridoxal phosphate-dependent aminotransferase, producing the protein MPELSNRLDGFTESIIRKMTRIARQYDAVNLSQGFPDFDPPRELTEELRKVADDGPHQYEITWGSELFREKLALKQSKLMGIPVNPAENIVVTCGSTEAMMAAMMTVCNPGDKVIVFSPFYENYTADAILTGVTPVYVPLAPPEFMFNPEELRRAFEQGVKAIVLCNPSNPTGKVFTREELEEIARLAVEFDTFVITDEVYEHIVYEPYVHTYMASLPGMFERTLSCSSLSKTYSITGWRLGYIIGPTHVIEVCRKVHDFLTVGAAAPLQKAAVKGLEMDDAYYEELTQVYERKRTLFLDGLDRLGLKYYKPQGAYYVLVDISEFGEPDDYKFCEWLAREIGVAAVPGSSFFREDVNQYIRFHFAKKEETLVEALKRLEKLEAYRGAELSNTK; encoded by the coding sequence ATGCCGGAATTAAGCAATCGGCTGGATGGCTTTACTGAATCGATCATTCGCAAAATGACCCGTATTGCCAGGCAGTACGACGCTGTGAATCTCTCTCAGGGCTTTCCTGATTTCGATCCTCCCCGGGAGCTGACGGAAGAACTGCGGAAAGTGGCGGATGATGGTCCCCATCAATATGAAATTACATGGGGCTCTGAATTGTTCCGGGAGAAGCTGGCGCTCAAGCAGAGCAAGCTGATGGGCATCCCTGTGAACCCTGCGGAAAATATTGTTGTAACCTGCGGCAGCACCGAAGCGATGATGGCGGCGATGATGACGGTGTGCAACCCGGGCGACAAGGTTATCGTATTCTCACCGTTTTATGAAAATTATACGGCGGATGCGATCCTGACCGGCGTCACTCCTGTATATGTGCCGCTGGCCCCGCCGGAATTTATGTTCAACCCCGAGGAACTTCGGCGCGCGTTCGAGCAGGGGGTTAAAGCGATCGTGCTGTGCAATCCGTCCAATCCGACGGGTAAAGTATTCACACGCGAAGAGCTGGAGGAGATTGCCCGGCTTGCGGTCGAATTCGATACTTTCGTGATTACGGATGAAGTGTATGAGCACATCGTGTACGAGCCTTATGTACATACGTACATGGCTTCTCTTCCAGGCATGTTCGAGCGGACGCTGTCCTGTAGCTCGCTGTCCAAGACGTATTCGATCACAGGATGGAGGCTCGGGTATATTATCGGTCCGACCCATGTTATTGAGGTCTGCCGCAAGGTCCATGATTTCCTTACTGTCGGTGCCGCCGCTCCCTTGCAGAAGGCCGCGGTGAAGGGTCTGGAAATGGACGATGCGTATTACGAGGAATTGACCCAGGTTTACGAGCGGAAGCGGACGCTGTTTCTGGACGGTCTGGACCGGCTCGGTCTCAAGTATTACAAGCCCCAAGGGGCGTATTATGTGCTCGTAGATATCAGCGAGTTCGGCGAGCCGGACGATTACAAGTTCTGCGAGTGGCTGGCAAGGGAGATTGGGGTGGCGGCGGTTCCGGGCTCGAGCTTTTTCCGGGAAGACGTCAATCAATACATCCGGTTTCATTTTGCCAAGAAGGAAGAGACACTGGTCGAGGCGCTCAAACGGCTGGAGAAGCTTGAGGCATACCGTGGCGCGGAATTATCAAATACCAAATAA
- a CDS encoding GH32 C-terminal domain-containing protein produces the protein MRRSKGRWAAFLLALALGISGLYASPIAHAAGLAGNTPGYLPVSGTWTQDAGGLRGVSSGADNAFNMSTAAVGANFVYDADVKVDASSPYGVASLVFRASADGSKGYVVSLDPNMDRIRLFDYATGTDLAAPVSKTMSEGTSYHLKVAADGSSLKVYADGTQAFSVSDSKYSSGLTGFHVYNGTAYFQNVFVNVLNTNVTGWNTSGTWNLTSQGWKGTAAANQNISAISATSSDNFSYESDVLINDAYALGTLLFRSNADGSQAYGLQIDPNLDRIRLYKTAGDVTLAQATAQIAPGKVYHLRIKAQGSSIKVYLQSDFINTSGYNPLLSATDTTYTQGFTGLGVYNGSAVFQNILMSTPNTNLEGWTSPSGTWIPQLGGFKGTSAGSTDAFNVSATSLSDFVLEGDLSVDAGTPLGTAGLVFRAASASSGGYVLNIDPNLDRIRLFNRSGGSTIATANMSIESGRVYHIEIFVNGSSIKVYADGSASPVISATDTSYSSGQIGLNTFNGTAYFQNVYAMDLSQYYNETYRPQYHFTETRNRTSDPNGLVYYQGEYHLFHQQDGQWAHAVSTDLVNWKHLPIAIPWNDAGNAWSGGAVADLNNASGLFPSGSGLIAYYTSFNPDKPNGNQKISIAYSSDKGRTWTDYASNPVVQNPGGTDGGWDFRDPKVVWDADHSKWVMVVSGGDHIRFYTSTNLLSWTFASTFGYGSYLHGGVLECPDLFQLPVDGSTSNKKWVLMLSTGAVAATQGSAMEYYVGSFDGTTFASDNSASTVLRTEKGKDMYAAMTFDGIPAADGRRISIGWMSNWDYPFSFPTSPWNGQMSIPRELKLTDIPGTGVRITETPVSDLNALRDTANMTSLSNVTVTPSSANPLAALAGTAYEIDAVLELPSGSTASEFGFRLREGGSQKTVVGYKPGTSEMFVDRTSAGASGFTTDFHPVQSTVLPLENGRVKMHIYVDQSSIEAFGNDGKAVFSDMIFPGSARSGLSLYTTGGNVKIVSLNYYPLNNVWRSEPSTGSTPQKVVMDQTRVQLAGGSVYRLYAEVLPRSATNKTLVWSSSNPAVASVAQADSVSADVTAVSQGRAVITATTQSGGIASKTVVEFGSFTTNLTGWNSMPAPSWTVTGDGISGTFDKDSNYMSGSTGSDFTYEADVKLDRSGGAGSIIFRATSDGSSGYYFNIDPNIRALRLFYKLNGSFSDSQVLANIPATLTSGTAYHVKIVTSGTNIKVYFDGATTPVIDVNDSTFSSGYFGLNVFGGTASYQNVIKN, from the coding sequence ATGAGAAGAAGTAAAGGTAGATGGGCAGCATTTTTGTTAGCGCTTGCATTAGGGATTTCCGGTCTGTATGCCTCTCCGATTGCCCATGCGGCAGGGCTGGCCGGCAACACTCCCGGGTATTTGCCCGTATCGGGGACGTGGACGCAGGATGCGGGCGGACTCCGTGGGGTTAGTTCCGGAGCGGACAACGCCTTCAATATGTCGACAGCGGCTGTGGGGGCGAACTTTGTCTATGACGCCGACGTCAAAGTCGATGCCTCATCGCCATACGGCGTGGCTTCGCTGGTGTTCAGGGCGAGCGCAGACGGTTCCAAAGGTTATGTCGTCAGCCTGGACCCGAACATGGACCGCATCCGCCTGTTCGATTATGCCACGGGAACGGACTTGGCGGCACCTGTTTCCAAGACGATGAGCGAAGGAACTTCCTATCATTTGAAGGTGGCTGCCGATGGAAGCTCGCTAAAAGTTTATGCTGACGGTACACAGGCCTTTTCTGTAAGCGATTCCAAATATAGCTCTGGACTCACCGGCTTTCATGTCTATAACGGTACTGCCTATTTCCAGAATGTGTTCGTAAATGTGCTGAATACGAATGTGACGGGCTGGAACACTTCTGGGACATGGAATCTTACATCTCAAGGCTGGAAGGGCACGGCTGCTGCCAATCAGAATATTTCGGCCATCTCCGCAACAAGCTCGGACAATTTCTCCTATGAATCGGACGTGCTGATTAACGATGCATATGCCCTTGGGACCCTGCTGTTCCGCTCGAATGCGGATGGATCGCAGGCTTACGGGCTGCAAATCGATCCTAACCTTGACCGCATCAGGCTGTATAAGACGGCGGGAGACGTAACTCTGGCACAGGCGACTGCGCAGATTGCCCCCGGCAAAGTCTATCATCTTCGGATCAAGGCGCAAGGATCATCAATTAAAGTATACTTACAGAGCGATTTCATAAACACGAGCGGTTACAATCCTCTGCTTTCGGCCACGGATACTACTTATACTCAGGGATTTACGGGTCTGGGTGTCTACAACGGTTCGGCCGTGTTTCAAAATATTCTGATGAGCACGCCGAACACTAATCTGGAAGGCTGGACGTCTCCAAGCGGGACCTGGATTCCGCAGCTCGGAGGCTTCAAAGGGACAAGCGCCGGAAGCACGGACGCTTTTAACGTATCAGCGACAAGCCTGTCCGATTTTGTGCTGGAAGGCGATCTTTCGGTTGATGCCGGAACGCCGCTTGGCACGGCGGGCCTTGTCTTCCGGGCCGCATCCGCGTCAAGCGGGGGCTACGTGCTGAACATCGATCCGAATCTGGATCGTATCCGCCTCTTCAACCGCAGCGGGGGAAGCACGATCGCCACGGCCAACATGAGCATAGAATCCGGACGTGTGTATCACATTGAAATCTTTGTAAACGGTTCCAGTATTAAAGTTTATGCGGATGGTTCGGCTTCCCCGGTGATCTCGGCAACCGACACGTCCTATTCATCGGGTCAAATCGGGCTGAACACGTTCAATGGCACTGCCTATTTCCAGAACGTCTATGCTATGGATCTAAGCCAATACTATAACGAGACTTACCGTCCGCAGTACCATTTTACCGAAACGAGAAACCGGACGAGCGACCCGAACGGTCTGGTCTATTATCAGGGTGAGTATCACCTATTTCATCAGCAGGACGGGCAATGGGCTCACGCGGTAAGCACCGATCTGGTGAACTGGAAGCACCTTCCCATCGCCATTCCGTGGAACGACGCCGGGAATGCCTGGTCGGGCGGGGCCGTGGCTGACCTGAATAACGCTTCCGGTCTGTTCCCGAGCGGCTCCGGACTGATCGCCTATTATACTTCGTTTAATCCGGACAAGCCGAACGGCAACCAAAAGATCAGCATTGCTTACAGCAGCGACAAAGGACGCACCTGGACCGATTACGCGAGCAACCCCGTGGTGCAGAATCCGGGTGGAACCGACGGCGGCTGGGATTTCCGCGACCCTAAAGTTGTATGGGATGCCGATCATTCAAAATGGGTCATGGTTGTCTCAGGAGGGGACCATATCCGGTTCTACACATCGACCAACCTTCTCAGCTGGACGTTCGCCAGTACATTCGGCTACGGTTCTTACCTGCATGGCGGTGTGCTGGAATGCCCGGATCTGTTCCAGCTGCCTGTCGACGGAAGCACGAGCAACAAGAAATGGGTGTTGATGCTCAGCACCGGAGCGGTCGCCGCCACGCAGGGCTCGGCAATGGAGTATTACGTCGGCAGCTTTGACGGCACCACGTTTGCCAGCGATAACTCCGCTTCGACCGTACTTCGGACCGAGAAGGGCAAGGATATGTATGCGGCCATGACGTTTGACGGCATTCCGGCCGCTGACGGACGGCGGATTTCCATCGGCTGGATGTCGAACTGGGATTACCCGTTCAGCTTCCCGACTTCGCCCTGGAACGGGCAGATGTCCATTCCGCGCGAGCTGAAGCTGACCGACATCCCGGGAACCGGCGTCCGAATCACAGAGACGCCTGTCTCCGATTTGAACGCGCTCCGTGACACGGCAAACATGACTTCGCTTAGCAACGTAACCGTCACTCCTTCGAGTGCCAATCCGCTCGCGGCGCTCGCAGGCACGGCCTATGAGATCGACGCGGTGCTTGAGCTGCCGTCCGGCAGCACGGCATCCGAATTCGGCTTCCGTCTGCGGGAAGGAGGCAGCCAGAAGACGGTTGTGGGCTACAAGCCCGGAACATCGGAAATGTTCGTGGACCGCACATCCGCAGGGGCAAGCGGCTTCACGACTGATTTCCATCCCGTGCAGAGCACGGTTCTTCCGCTGGAGAATGGCAGAGTCAAGATGCATATTTACGTCGATCAATCGTCCATCGAGGCCTTCGGAAATGATGGCAAAGCAGTCTTCTCCGATATGATTTTTCCCGGATCGGCCCGCAGCGGCCTGAGCTTATATACAACCGGCGGCAATGTAAAGATTGTCTCGCTTAATTATTATCCGCTCAACAATGTCTGGCGGTCCGAGCCTTCTACCGGTTCAACGCCGCAAAAGGTTGTCATGGACCAGACCCGCGTTCAACTGGCCGGCGGCTCCGTTTACCGGCTGTACGCGGAAGTTCTTCCGCGTTCTGCAACAAACAAAACGCTGGTATGGAGTTCAAGCAATCCGGCGGTGGCGTCTGTAGCCCAGGCGGATTCCGTCAGCGCTGACGTCACGGCGGTTTCGCAGGGCAGGGCAGTGATTACCGCGACGACGCAATCGGGCGGAATCGCCTCGAAGACCGTCGTCGAGTTCGGTTCGTTCACGACCAATTTGACCGGCTGGAACAGCATGCCGGCACCTTCCTGGACGGTGACCGGTGATGGAATCTCCGGCACGTTCGACAAGGACAGCAATTACATGTCCGGCAGCACCGGCTCCGATTTCACGTACGAGGCCGATGTCAAACTGGACCGAAGCGGAGGGGCGGGTTCTATCATTTTCCGAGCCACTTCCGACGGCTCCAGCGGCTATTATTTCAATATTGATCCCAATATCAGAGCGCTGAGATTGTTCTATAAACTGAACGGCAGCTTTTCCGATTCCCAGGTCCTCGCCAACATTCCGGCGACCCTGACATCCGGTACGGCCTATCATGTCAAAATCGTGACCTCCGGAACGAATATCAAGGTGTACTTCGACGGCGCGACCACTCCGGTCATCGACGTTAACGACTCCACATTCAGCAGCGGGTATTTCGGCCTGAATGTATTTGGAGGAACGGCCAGCTACCAGAATGTCATCAAAAATTAA
- a CDS encoding methyl-accepting chemotaxis protein, with translation MKIRSKLSLMVLAVTLLSTALMGYFSYSKSAGSLGSMSDNSMLELNKSRGETINTMIQKEQNSVAVFAGEAGVTELLAGVRNGAPGDSALHAEVNARLKQLVKDAGNLEHMFVVGMDGVIIADSDPVLVGKNISDRAYVKQVLQTGEPVISETLKSKSTGAFVLAIAQPVKAGSETVGLAVSAVYADSLTTYLGGAKAVNGSTSYAYLVDAQGTMIYHPTKEKIGKPVENEGIKAIVARVQKGERPADGTIDYDFLGKAKKAAYTVLPGTKWTLVLAGDVGEIMQPVRQMTVFIIILGLISLAVTLLIGVFVSQKITAPIIKLTELINKTAELDLKYDNQYEYLQKNKDETGTIAKAIFRTRKVLREMAGSLKNISGQVLSNAEMLERVAVEVRENAHDNGATTEELSAGMEETAASTQEMTAAIQEIDSNVGAISEKAKEGGKVSVGITSRALSLRKDAVESAEHAQNIYNSVRAKMEQAIEESGTITQINDLAKTIMDITSQTNLLALNAAIEAARAGEAGKGFAVVAGEIRKLAEKSSVTASGIQDIVKGVHHSVGQMKDSSEDLLSFIDRNVLTDYEKLKEVGEQYNQDAELINHLMSDFETSAGHLSETVSAITIAVNEVAATISESAAGVQDIAEKTSDIVEKTFKEAEMADENTQSAKELQELVEKFKI, from the coding sequence ATGAAGATTCGTTCCAAGCTTTCACTAATGGTTCTTGCAGTTACCCTGCTATCCACCGCTCTGATGGGGTACTTCAGTTATTCGAAGTCGGCCGGCTCGCTGGGGTCCATGTCCGACAATTCGATGCTGGAACTGAACAAGAGCCGCGGTGAAACGATAAATACCATGATTCAGAAAGAGCAAAACAGCGTAGCTGTGTTCGCCGGAGAGGCCGGAGTCACGGAGCTGCTTGCGGGAGTACGGAATGGAGCCCCCGGGGATAGCGCACTTCACGCGGAGGTTAATGCCAGGCTCAAGCAGCTGGTTAAGGACGCGGGAAATCTGGAGCATATGTTCGTCGTCGGCATGGACGGCGTTATTATTGCGGACAGCGATCCTGTGCTGGTCGGCAAAAATATCAGTGATCGGGCTTATGTGAAACAAGTGCTTCAAACCGGCGAGCCGGTAATCAGCGAGACGCTCAAGTCCAAATCGACGGGCGCATTTGTTCTTGCCATCGCGCAGCCGGTGAAGGCGGGTTCCGAGACGGTGGGCCTTGCCGTATCCGCCGTTTATGCGGACAGTCTGACGACTTACCTTGGAGGCGCGAAGGCGGTGAATGGATCGACCAGCTACGCCTACCTGGTTGACGCCCAGGGAACAATGATCTATCATCCGACCAAGGAGAAGATCGGCAAGCCGGTGGAGAACGAAGGCATCAAAGCCATTGTTGCCCGTGTTCAAAAAGGCGAACGGCCAGCCGACGGAACCATTGATTACGATTTTTTGGGCAAAGCCAAAAAAGCGGCCTATACCGTTCTTCCCGGCACCAAATGGACGCTTGTTCTGGCGGGAGACGTGGGAGAGATCATGCAGCCTGTCCGGCAAATGACGGTCTTTATTATCATTCTCGGTCTGATCAGTCTGGCGGTGACCCTGCTCATAGGCGTGTTCGTGTCTCAGAAGATTACCGCTCCGATTATTAAATTGACCGAACTGATCAACAAGACGGCCGAGCTCGATCTGAAATACGACAATCAATATGAATATTTGCAGAAAAATAAAGACGAGACCGGTACCATCGCCAAGGCGATATTCCGGACACGCAAGGTGCTGAGAGAAATGGCGGGCAGCCTCAAGAATATTTCCGGCCAAGTGCTCAGCAATGCGGAAATGCTGGAGCGGGTGGCTGTCGAGGTGAGAGAGAACGCCCATGACAACGGGGCGACGACCGAGGAGCTGTCCGCAGGCATGGAAGAAACCGCCGCTTCCACACAGGAAATGACGGCTGCGATCCAGGAGATCGACAGCAATGTCGGCGCCATCTCCGAGAAGGCGAAGGAAGGCGGCAAAGTGTCGGTTGGCATTACAAGCCGCGCCTTGTCGCTGCGGAAAGATGCAGTGGAATCGGCGGAGCATGCGCAGAATATTTACAATTCGGTCCGCGCCAAAATGGAGCAGGCGATTGAGGAATCAGGTACGATTACTCAAATCAATGATTTGGCGAAGACGATTATGGACATCACGAGCCAGACGAATCTGCTGGCGCTCAATGCGGCGATTGAAGCGGCGCGGGCGGGCGAGGCCGGAAAAGGATTCGCGGTAGTCGCCGGTGAAATCCGCAAGCTTGCCGAGAAATCTTCGGTGACCGCATCGGGTATTCAGGATATCGTCAAAGGGGTGCATCATTCCGTCGGACAGATGAAGGACAGCTCGGAGGATCTGCTCTCTTTCATCGACCGGAATGTGCTGACCGACTATGAGAAGTTGAAAGAGGTTGGCGAGCAGTATAATCAGGATGCAGAGCTGATTAACCATCTGATGAGCGATTTCGAGACCTCGGCCGGACATTTGAGCGAGACGGTCTCGGCGATTACGATTGCGGTCAACGAGGTGGCGGCGACGATTTCCGAAAGTGCGGCTGGCGTGCAGGATATTGCCGAGAAGACCTCCGATATCGTGGAGAAGACGTTTAAAGAAGCCGAGATGGCGGATGAGAACACCCAAAGCGCCAAAGAGCTCCAAGAGCTGGTTGAGAAATTTAAAATTTAG
- the rpmG gene encoding 50S ribosomal protein L33 yields MRVVVTLACTETGDRNYTTTKNKKTHPGRMELRKYSPRLKKYTLHRETR; encoded by the coding sequence ATGAGAGTTGTTGTTACTTTGGCGTGTACCGAAACGGGAGACCGCAATTACACGACCACCAAAAATAAAAAGACGCACCCCGGACGCATGGAATTGCGCAAATACAGCCCCCGGCTCAAAAAATATACGCTGCATCGTGAAACGCGTTAA
- a CDS encoding ATP-binding cassette domain-containing protein has translation MIVLDKVNVIFKQKGRKMHAVKEASISINKGEIFGIVGPSGAGKSTLVRVINLLQPPASGRVIVGGQDITRFKGTALRKVRLKIGMIFQHFNLISGATVYDNIAFALKANNCPEPKIRERVLELLTQVNLADKEQVYPANLSGGQKQRVAIARALANDPEILLCDEATSALDLENTEEIIRILRRINRENPITIVFITHEMDVARKLFDRIAVMADGEIVEVGDTYRVFTEPEHPMTQSLVSRVLNIEIPEHLQLKDQEEMLKITYTGERAYEPLISKVSKEFDVLVDILHGKIEYIQGKPLGILLIKLSGDAAEIAKARDYIAGQVFKIERLSAAIEGGELNG, from the coding sequence GTGATTGTTCTTGATAAAGTCAACGTGATCTTTAAACAGAAGGGCCGAAAGATGCATGCGGTAAAAGAGGCGTCCATTTCCATAAACAAAGGCGAAATCTTCGGGATTGTCGGCCCGAGCGGAGCCGGAAAGAGCACGCTGGTCCGGGTAATCAATCTCCTGCAGCCTCCCGCTTCAGGCAGGGTTATTGTGGGCGGCCAGGATATTACCCGGTTCAAAGGCACTGCGCTGCGTAAGGTCAGGTTGAAAATAGGAATGATCTTCCAGCACTTCAACTTGATCAGCGGAGCGACGGTGTACGACAATATCGCATTCGCGCTCAAAGCGAATAATTGTCCCGAGCCTAAAATCCGAGAACGGGTACTTGAGCTGCTTACCCAGGTGAATCTGGCGGACAAGGAGCAAGTATATCCGGCCAATTTGAGCGGCGGACAAAAGCAGCGGGTAGCGATCGCCCGCGCGCTCGCGAATGATCCGGAAATTCTGCTGTGCGACGAAGCGACCTCGGCGCTTGATTTGGAGAATACGGAAGAAATCATTCGGATTCTGCGGCGGATCAACCGGGAGAATCCGATTACCATTGTGTTCATTACGCATGAGATGGACGTGGCGCGGAAGCTGTTCGACCGTATTGCCGTAATGGCGGATGGCGAAATCGTGGAGGTCGGAGATACGTACCGGGTATTTACGGAACCGGAGCATCCGATGACCCAATCTTTGGTTTCCCGGGTGCTGAATATCGAAATTCCGGAGCATTTGCAGCTGAAGGATCAGGAGGAAATGCTGAAGATCACCTACACTGGGGAGCGGGCATACGAGCCGCTGATCAGCAAGGTGTCGAAGGAATTTGACGTGCTTGTCGATATTCTCCACGGGAAAATCGAGTATATTCAAGGCAAGCCGCTCGGTATTCTGCTCATCAAGCTGAGCGGGGATGCAGCGGAAATTGCAAAAGCCCGGGACTATATCGCCGGACAGGTGTTCAAAATTGAACGGCTTTCCGCCGCAATCGAAGGGGGAGAGCTGAATGGATAG
- a CDS encoding MetQ/NlpA family ABC transporter substrate-binding protein, which translates to MNKIKKGLVFTLVISLMGLLLAACGGNEKAADEGAASETKKDIKIGVAPGPYGDMITKAIAPYMEKQGYKIEVVQFSDYVQPDQALGSGEIDANLMQHTVYLNKFAADNKLDIGKVISVPTAGMGVYSNTVKNLSDLPDGSKVAIAVDASNLARSLRFLKALGLIDLKADIDATKATVHDVSDNPHKLEFVTMDAAQISRSLDSVAIGLIPGNFAIAAKLDLANAIAVEKLTEDYKNVVAVRTADIDGQLGKDLKAAVESEEFHQAIEDANGIFKAFDKPEWYTAKYGK; encoded by the coding sequence ATGAACAAGATAAAAAAAGGGTTGGTCTTTACACTGGTTATTTCCCTGATGGGACTTCTGCTCGCCGCTTGCGGCGGCAATGAGAAAGCGGCGGATGAGGGCGCAGCGTCGGAGACGAAGAAGGATATCAAGATTGGCGTGGCTCCTGGCCCTTATGGCGATATGATCACCAAAGCGATTGCTCCGTATATGGAAAAGCAGGGCTACAAAATTGAAGTCGTGCAATTTTCGGACTATGTACAGCCCGATCAGGCACTAGGCAGCGGTGAAATCGATGCCAACCTGATGCAGCACACGGTGTATCTGAACAAATTCGCAGCGGACAACAAGCTGGATATCGGCAAGGTAATCTCCGTTCCGACAGCAGGCATGGGTGTATATTCCAATACAGTGAAGAATTTAAGCGATTTGCCGGATGGCTCCAAGGTAGCAATTGCCGTCGACGCTTCCAATCTGGCTCGCTCGCTGCGTTTCTTGAAGGCGCTTGGCCTGATTGATCTGAAAGCGGACATTGACGCCACGAAAGCCACCGTACATGATGTATCGGATAATCCGCACAAGCTGGAGTTTGTTACCATGGACGCCGCCCAAATCTCGCGCAGCCTGGATAGCGTGGCTATCGGTCTTATCCCCGGAAACTTTGCCATCGCAGCGAAGCTGGATCTCGCGAACGCGATCGCTGTGGAGAAGCTGACGGAGGATTACAAGAACGTCGTTGCAGTCCGGACCGCCGATATCGATGGGCAGCTTGGCAAGGATCTGAAGGCTGCTGTCGAGTCGGAAGAGTTCCATCAAGCGATTGAAGATGCGAACGGGATTTTTAAAGCATTTGACAAACCGGAATGGTATACGGCCAAATACGGCAAATAA
- a CDS encoding GTP-binding protein, giving the protein MLAEQVDRKIPITVLSGYLGAGKTTLLNHVLHNRDGLKVAVIVNDMSEVNVDANLVKSGNALSRTEEKLVELSNGCICCTLRDDLLREVQKLADEGRFDYILIESSGISEPIPVAQTFTYADPELDIDLTALARLDTMVTVVDANRFWQDFASGESLLDRNQAVGETDYRDIVDLLIDQIETCDVLLLNKCDLVEEKELVKLEAVLRKLQPTAKIIRTVNGVVNPKEILNTGLFDFEKTSMSSGWISELAKEEHAPETEEYGIGSFVYCRRVPFYPERLSNFLNDWPEEVIRAKGLVWIAARGDMAASLSQAGPSIQFGPAGYWLASLPEDQQREVLEGEPEVLERWDHKWGDRMTELVFIGMDMNREDIEKELDRCLLSEEEMKQDWNTFYNPLPWPVED; this is encoded by the coding sequence ATGTTAGCTGAACAGGTGGACAGGAAGATTCCGATAACGGTTTTAAGCGGTTATTTGGGAGCCGGGAAAACGACTTTACTGAATCATGTATTGCATAACAGGGACGGGCTAAAGGTTGCTGTTATTGTTAATGACATGAGCGAAGTCAATGTGGATGCCAATCTGGTAAAATCGGGGAACGCCCTGTCGAGAACGGAAGAAAAGCTGGTGGAGCTGTCCAATGGCTGCATTTGCTGCACGCTTCGGGATGATTTGCTGCGGGAAGTGCAAAAGCTGGCCGACGAAGGCCGGTTCGATTACATCCTGATTGAGTCATCGGGAATTAGCGAGCCTATTCCGGTAGCGCAAACCTTCACTTATGCAGATCCGGAGTTGGACATCGATTTAACCGCCCTGGCTCGATTGGATACGATGGTTACCGTCGTTGATGCCAACCGTTTCTGGCAAGATTTTGCATCGGGGGAAAGCTTGCTTGACCGCAATCAGGCGGTTGGAGAGACGGACTATAGAGATATTGTAGATCTGTTGATTGATCAGATTGAAACCTGTGATGTTTTATTGCTGAACAAGTGCGACTTGGTGGAAGAGAAAGAATTGGTTAAGCTGGAGGCTGTCCTAAGAAAGCTTCAGCCGACGGCTAAAATCATTCGTACCGTGAACGGGGTTGTGAACCCAAAGGAAATTTTGAACACAGGTTTGTTTGATTTTGAGAAGACAAGCATGTCCTCAGGGTGGATTTCGGAGCTTGCCAAGGAAGAGCATGCTCCGGAAACCGAGGAATACGGAATAGGGTCATTTGTGTATTGCCGCAGAGTTCCGTTTTATCCTGAGCGCCTCAGTAACTTCTTAAACGATTGGCCTGAGGAAGTGATTCGGGCAAAAGGACTGGTATGGATCGCGGCGCGTGGCGATATGGCTGCATCGCTTAGCCAGGCCGGCCCCTCCATCCAGTTTGGTCCCGCAGGATATTGGCTGGCATCTCTGCCGGAGGACCAGCAGCGCGAAGTATTGGAAGGCGAACCGGAAGTGCTGGAACGCTGGGATCATAAGTGGGGCGATCGAATGACCGAGCTTGTCTTCATCGGCATGGATATGAACCGGGAGGATATAGAGAAAGAGCTGGACCGTTGCCTGCTGAGTGAGGAAGAAATGAAGCAGGACTGGAATACATTTTATAATCCGCTGCCTTGGCCGGTTGAAGATTGA